A single genomic interval of Syngnathoides biaculeatus isolate LvHL_M chromosome 1, ASM1980259v1, whole genome shotgun sequence harbors:
- the lrrc71 gene encoding leucine-rich repeat-containing protein 71 isoform X6: MARKKPAKDKSEKNSEVEESAPIQTGATSDETSATRTFDIPALKTKSSSSNQESTTGGRPSHKKPVHDVFKPHLQVELENGDPYCTTSIKIFGWPVDELIIRVLSKMISSLPTLQSISIWQAGLTDPMVITLANAVCVCMSLRVITLEGNPLVDHNHHLFFSEGSALTHLNLRNNRIEDEGARLLGAGLSTSTSANWTLTSLNLSFNHIGDVGAGHIAKGLRFNRTLLFLSLSNNHIGDSGAIQLATVLGEVVLTHEEIVQRRKLLLNKTHPSSSVVDADQSCAAKLSSDQLPSVASNASLNSNKGENKSTAKKRESSKPDGKRAPTKDQKCLKKSEGQDTEEKPHVYDQEHKKPVEMVSPLLNEALQQRNGELILPGNTTLASLSLAGNRITELSLPHFLTSLQMQDGGKGLLRLCLQRNHFAVECEPFMKIKEMMMLRDPLNKKSEEETEEEGEGSQCSDN, from the exons ATGGCGAGAAAGAAACCAGCGAAAGACAAGTCTGAGAAGAATTCTGAAGTTGAAGAGTCGGCGCCAATACAAACCg GAGCAACTTCAGATGAAACATCAGCCACTCGAACCTTCG ATATCCCAGCACTCAAGACCAAATCCAGCTCCTCCAACCAGGAAAGCACCACAG GTGGCAGACCATCCCATAAAAAGCCAGTACACGATGTGTTCAAGCCACACCTCCAAGTGGAACTGGAGAATGGAGACCCTTATTGCACAACGAGCATAAAGATATTTG GATGGCCAGTAGATGAACTGATCATCCGAGTGCTCAGCAAGATGATTTCTTCTTTACCCACGCTCCAGAGCATTTC TATTTGGCAGGCTGGTTTGACAGATCCGATGGTTATCACACTCGCAAATgcagtgtgcgtgtgcatgagtCTCAG GGTTATTACATTAGAGGGCAACCCTCTGGTAGATCAcaaccaccacctttttttttctgagggaaGCGC tcTCACTCACTTGAACCTGCGCAACAATCGAATTGAAGATGAGGGCGCGCGTCTCCTTGGGGCTGGACTCTCGACCAGCACGTCTGCAAACTGGACCCTCACCTCGCTCAACCTCTCGTTCAACCATATTGGCGATGTAGGTGCTGGACATATCGCAAAG GGCCTGCGGTTCAATCGAACTTTGCTGTTCCTCTCACTGTCCAACAATCACATTGGAGACTCCGGGGCTATACAATTGGCCACG GTTCTTGGTGAGGTTGTGCTAACTCATGAGGAAATTGTGCAGAGGAGGAAACTACTTCTGAACAAAACACATCCT TCATCTTCTGTTGTCGATGCTGACCAATCCTGTGCTGCCAAGCTGTCCAGTGATCAGCTCCCATCTGTAGCCAGCAACGCCTCACTAAACTCCAATAAAGGAGAGAACAAAAGTACTGCTAAAAAACGg GAATCATCAAAACCAGATGGCAAACGAGCTCCAACCAAAGACCAAAAGTgccttaaaaaat CTGAAGGTCAAGACACGGAGGAAAAACCCCACGTGTATGATCAGGAG CACAAAAAGCCAGTGGAGATGGTGAGCCCCCTCCTGAACGAGGCTCTGCAGCAGAGGAATGGAGAGCTCATCCTTCCTGGAAACACCACGCTTGCCTCCCTCAGCCTCGCAG GAAACAGGATAACTGAGCTTTCACTACCTCATTTCCTGACATCCTTACAGATGCAAGATGGAGGGAAAGGTCTGCTCCGTCTCTGTCTGCAG AGAAACCATTTTGCTGTAGAGTGTGAGCCCTTTATGAAGATCAAGGAAATGATGATGCTCCGAGACCCtctgaacaaaaaaagtgaagaagaGACTGAGGAGGAGGGCGAGGGTTCACAATGTTCAGACAATTAA
- the lrrc71 gene encoding leucine-rich repeat-containing protein 71 isoform X5 encodes MARKKPAKDKSEKNSEVEESAPIQTGATSDETSATRTFDIPALKTKSSSSNQESTTAGGRPSHKKPVHDVFKPHLQVELENGDPYCTTSIKIFGWPVDELIIRVLSKMISSLPTLQSISIWQAGLTDPMVITLANAVCVCMSLRVITLEGNPLVDHNHHLFFSEGSALTHLNLRNNRIEDEGARLLGAGLSTSTSANWTLTSLNLSFNHIGDVGAGHIAKGLRFNRTLLFLSLSNNHIGDSGAIQLATVLGEVVLTHEEIVQRRKLLLNKTHPSSSVVDADQSCAAKLSSDQLPSVASNASLNSNKGENKSTAKKRESSKPDGKRAPTKDQKCLKKSEGQDTEEKPHVYDQEHKKPVEMVSPLLNEALQQRNGELILPGNTTLASLSLAGNRITELSLPHFLTSLQMQDGGKGLLRLCLQRNHFAVECEPFMKIKEMMMLRDPLNKKSEEETEEEGEGSQCSDN; translated from the exons ATGGCGAGAAAGAAACCAGCGAAAGACAAGTCTGAGAAGAATTCTGAAGTTGAAGAGTCGGCGCCAATACAAACCg GAGCAACTTCAGATGAAACATCAGCCACTCGAACCTTCG ATATCCCAGCACTCAAGACCAAATCCAGCTCCTCCAACCAGGAAAGCACCACAG CAGGTGGCAGACCATCCCATAAAAAGCCAGTACACGATGTGTTCAAGCCACACCTCCAAGTGGAACTGGAGAATGGAGACCCTTATTGCACAACGAGCATAAAGATATTTG GATGGCCAGTAGATGAACTGATCATCCGAGTGCTCAGCAAGATGATTTCTTCTTTACCCACGCTCCAGAGCATTTC TATTTGGCAGGCTGGTTTGACAGATCCGATGGTTATCACACTCGCAAATgcagtgtgcgtgtgcatgagtCTCAG GGTTATTACATTAGAGGGCAACCCTCTGGTAGATCAcaaccaccacctttttttttctgagggaaGCGC tcTCACTCACTTGAACCTGCGCAACAATCGAATTGAAGATGAGGGCGCGCGTCTCCTTGGGGCTGGACTCTCGACCAGCACGTCTGCAAACTGGACCCTCACCTCGCTCAACCTCTCGTTCAACCATATTGGCGATGTAGGTGCTGGACATATCGCAAAG GGCCTGCGGTTCAATCGAACTTTGCTGTTCCTCTCACTGTCCAACAATCACATTGGAGACTCCGGGGCTATACAATTGGCCACG GTTCTTGGTGAGGTTGTGCTAACTCATGAGGAAATTGTGCAGAGGAGGAAACTACTTCTGAACAAAACACATCCT TCATCTTCTGTTGTCGATGCTGACCAATCCTGTGCTGCCAAGCTGTCCAGTGATCAGCTCCCATCTGTAGCCAGCAACGCCTCACTAAACTCCAATAAAGGAGAGAACAAAAGTACTGCTAAAAAACGg GAATCATCAAAACCAGATGGCAAACGAGCTCCAACCAAAGACCAAAAGTgccttaaaaaat CTGAAGGTCAAGACACGGAGGAAAAACCCCACGTGTATGATCAGGAG CACAAAAAGCCAGTGGAGATGGTGAGCCCCCTCCTGAACGAGGCTCTGCAGCAGAGGAATGGAGAGCTCATCCTTCCTGGAAACACCACGCTTGCCTCCCTCAGCCTCGCAG GAAACAGGATAACTGAGCTTTCACTACCTCATTTCCTGACATCCTTACAGATGCAAGATGGAGGGAAAGGTCTGCTCCGTCTCTGTCTGCAG AGAAACCATTTTGCTGTAGAGTGTGAGCCCTTTATGAAGATCAAGGAAATGATGATGCTCCGAGACCCtctgaacaaaaaaagtgaagaagaGACTGAGGAGGAGGGCGAGGGTTCACAATGTTCAGACAATTAA
- the lrrc71 gene encoding leucine-rich repeat-containing protein 71 isoform X2 → MARKKPAKDKSEKNSEVEESAPIQTGATSDETSATRTFDDYECSGNVMIDFPGLCALLDMKDIPALKTKSSSSNQESTTGGRPSHKKPVHDVFKPHLQVELENGDPYCTTSIKIFGWPVDELIIRVLSKMISSLPTLQSISIWQAGLTDPMVITLANAVCVCMSLRVITLEGNPLVDHNHHLFFSEGSALTHLNLRNNRIEDEGARLLGAGLSTSTSANWTLTSLNLSFNHIGDVGAGHIAKGLRFNRTLLFLSLSNNHIGDSGAIQLATVLGEVVLTHEEIVQRRKLLLNKTHPSSSVVDADQSCAAKLSSDQLPSVASNASLNSNKGENKSTAKKRESSKPDGKRAPTKDQKCLKKSEGQDTEEKPHVYDQEHKKPVEMVSPLLNEALQQRNGELILPGNTTLASLSLAGNRITELSLPHFLTSLQMQDGGKGLLRLCLQRNHFAVECEPFMKIKEMMMLRDPLNKKSEEETEEEGEGSQCSDN, encoded by the exons ATGGCGAGAAAGAAACCAGCGAAAGACAAGTCTGAGAAGAATTCTGAAGTTGAAGAGTCGGCGCCAATACAAACCg GAGCAACTTCAGATGAAACATCAGCCACTCGAACCTTCG ACGACTATGAGTGTTCTGGTAATGTGATGATAGACTTTCCTGGTCTCTGTGCTCTTTTGGATATGAAAGATATCCCAGCACTCAAGACCAAATCCAGCTCCTCCAACCAGGAAAGCACCACAG GTGGCAGACCATCCCATAAAAAGCCAGTACACGATGTGTTCAAGCCACACCTCCAAGTGGAACTGGAGAATGGAGACCCTTATTGCACAACGAGCATAAAGATATTTG GATGGCCAGTAGATGAACTGATCATCCGAGTGCTCAGCAAGATGATTTCTTCTTTACCCACGCTCCAGAGCATTTC TATTTGGCAGGCTGGTTTGACAGATCCGATGGTTATCACACTCGCAAATgcagtgtgcgtgtgcatgagtCTCAG GGTTATTACATTAGAGGGCAACCCTCTGGTAGATCAcaaccaccacctttttttttctgagggaaGCGC tcTCACTCACTTGAACCTGCGCAACAATCGAATTGAAGATGAGGGCGCGCGTCTCCTTGGGGCTGGACTCTCGACCAGCACGTCTGCAAACTGGACCCTCACCTCGCTCAACCTCTCGTTCAACCATATTGGCGATGTAGGTGCTGGACATATCGCAAAG GGCCTGCGGTTCAATCGAACTTTGCTGTTCCTCTCACTGTCCAACAATCACATTGGAGACTCCGGGGCTATACAATTGGCCACG GTTCTTGGTGAGGTTGTGCTAACTCATGAGGAAATTGTGCAGAGGAGGAAACTACTTCTGAACAAAACACATCCT TCATCTTCTGTTGTCGATGCTGACCAATCCTGTGCTGCCAAGCTGTCCAGTGATCAGCTCCCATCTGTAGCCAGCAACGCCTCACTAAACTCCAATAAAGGAGAGAACAAAAGTACTGCTAAAAAACGg GAATCATCAAAACCAGATGGCAAACGAGCTCCAACCAAAGACCAAAAGTgccttaaaaaat CTGAAGGTCAAGACACGGAGGAAAAACCCCACGTGTATGATCAGGAG CACAAAAAGCCAGTGGAGATGGTGAGCCCCCTCCTGAACGAGGCTCTGCAGCAGAGGAATGGAGAGCTCATCCTTCCTGGAAACACCACGCTTGCCTCCCTCAGCCTCGCAG GAAACAGGATAACTGAGCTTTCACTACCTCATTTCCTGACATCCTTACAGATGCAAGATGGAGGGAAAGGTCTGCTCCGTCTCTGTCTGCAG AGAAACCATTTTGCTGTAGAGTGTGAGCCCTTTATGAAGATCAAGGAAATGATGATGCTCCGAGACCCtctgaacaaaaaaagtgaagaagaGACTGAGGAGGAGGGCGAGGGTTCACAATGTTCAGACAATTAA
- the lrrc71 gene encoding leucine-rich repeat-containing protein 71 isoform X3 yields the protein MARKKPAKDKSEKNSEVEESAPIQTGATSDETSATRTFDDYECSGNVMIDFPGLCALLDMKDIPALKTKSSSSNQESTTAGGRPSHKKPVHDVFKPHLQVELENGDPYCTTSIKIFGWPVDELIIRVLSKMISSLPTLQSISIWQAGLTDPMVITLANAVCVCMSLRVITLEGNPLVDHNHHLFFSEGSALTHLNLRNNRIEDEGARLLGAGLSTSTSANWTLTSLNLSFNHIGDGLRFNRTLLFLSLSNNHIGDSGAIQLATVLGEVVLTHEEIVQRRKLLLNKTHPSSSVVDADQSCAAKLSSDQLPSVASNASLNSNKGENKSTAKKRESSKPDGKRAPTKDQKCLKKSEGQDTEEKPHVYDQEHKKPVEMVSPLLNEALQQRNGELILPGNTTLASLSLAGNRITELSLPHFLTSLQMQDGGKGLLRLCLQRNHFAVECEPFMKIKEMMMLRDPLNKKSEEETEEEGEGSQCSDN from the exons ATGGCGAGAAAGAAACCAGCGAAAGACAAGTCTGAGAAGAATTCTGAAGTTGAAGAGTCGGCGCCAATACAAACCg GAGCAACTTCAGATGAAACATCAGCCACTCGAACCTTCG ACGACTATGAGTGTTCTGGTAATGTGATGATAGACTTTCCTGGTCTCTGTGCTCTTTTGGATATGAAAGATATCCCAGCACTCAAGACCAAATCCAGCTCCTCCAACCAGGAAAGCACCACAG CAGGTGGCAGACCATCCCATAAAAAGCCAGTACACGATGTGTTCAAGCCACACCTCCAAGTGGAACTGGAGAATGGAGACCCTTATTGCACAACGAGCATAAAGATATTTG GATGGCCAGTAGATGAACTGATCATCCGAGTGCTCAGCAAGATGATTTCTTCTTTACCCACGCTCCAGAGCATTTC TATTTGGCAGGCTGGTTTGACAGATCCGATGGTTATCACACTCGCAAATgcagtgtgcgtgtgcatgagtCTCAG GGTTATTACATTAGAGGGCAACCCTCTGGTAGATCAcaaccaccacctttttttttctgagggaaGCGC tcTCACTCACTTGAACCTGCGCAACAATCGAATTGAAGATGAGGGCGCGCGTCTCCTTGGGGCTGGACTCTCGACCAGCACGTCTGCAAACTGGACCCTCACCTCGCTCAACCTCTCGTTCAACCATATTGGCGAT GGCCTGCGGTTCAATCGAACTTTGCTGTTCCTCTCACTGTCCAACAATCACATTGGAGACTCCGGGGCTATACAATTGGCCACG GTTCTTGGTGAGGTTGTGCTAACTCATGAGGAAATTGTGCAGAGGAGGAAACTACTTCTGAACAAAACACATCCT TCATCTTCTGTTGTCGATGCTGACCAATCCTGTGCTGCCAAGCTGTCCAGTGATCAGCTCCCATCTGTAGCCAGCAACGCCTCACTAAACTCCAATAAAGGAGAGAACAAAAGTACTGCTAAAAAACGg GAATCATCAAAACCAGATGGCAAACGAGCTCCAACCAAAGACCAAAAGTgccttaaaaaat CTGAAGGTCAAGACACGGAGGAAAAACCCCACGTGTATGATCAGGAG CACAAAAAGCCAGTGGAGATGGTGAGCCCCCTCCTGAACGAGGCTCTGCAGCAGAGGAATGGAGAGCTCATCCTTCCTGGAAACACCACGCTTGCCTCCCTCAGCCTCGCAG GAAACAGGATAACTGAGCTTTCACTACCTCATTTCCTGACATCCTTACAGATGCAAGATGGAGGGAAAGGTCTGCTCCGTCTCTGTCTGCAG AGAAACCATTTTGCTGTAGAGTGTGAGCCCTTTATGAAGATCAAGGAAATGATGATGCTCCGAGACCCtctgaacaaaaaaagtgaagaagaGACTGAGGAGGAGGGCGAGGGTTCACAATGTTCAGACAATTAA
- the lrrc71 gene encoding leucine-rich repeat-containing protein 71 isoform X7, protein MARKKPAKDKSEKNSEVEESAPIQTGATSDETSATRTFDDYECSGNVMIDFPGLCALLDMKDIPALKTKSSSSNQESTTAGGRPSHKKPVHDVFKPHLQVELENGDPYCTTSIKIFGWPVDELIIRVLSKMISSLPTLQSISIWQAGLTDPMVITLANAVCVCMSLRVITLEGNPLVDHNHHLFFSEGSALTHLNLRNNRIEDEGARLLGAGLSTSTSANWTLTSLNLSFNHIGDVGAGHIAKGLRFNRTLLFLSLSNNHIGDSGAIQLATVLGEVVLTHEEIVQRRKLLLNKTHPSSSVVDADQSCAAKLSSDQLPSVASNASLNSNKGENKSTAKKRESSKPDGKRAPTKDQKCLKKSEGQDTEEKPHVYDQEHKKPVEMVSPLLNEALQQRNGELILPGNTTLASLSLAGNRITELSLPHFLTSLQMQDGGKGLLRLCLQVMTCQGIIVSY, encoded by the exons ATGGCGAGAAAGAAACCAGCGAAAGACAAGTCTGAGAAGAATTCTGAAGTTGAAGAGTCGGCGCCAATACAAACCg GAGCAACTTCAGATGAAACATCAGCCACTCGAACCTTCG ACGACTATGAGTGTTCTGGTAATGTGATGATAGACTTTCCTGGTCTCTGTGCTCTTTTGGATATGAAAGATATCCCAGCACTCAAGACCAAATCCAGCTCCTCCAACCAGGAAAGCACCACAG CAGGTGGCAGACCATCCCATAAAAAGCCAGTACACGATGTGTTCAAGCCACACCTCCAAGTGGAACTGGAGAATGGAGACCCTTATTGCACAACGAGCATAAAGATATTTG GATGGCCAGTAGATGAACTGATCATCCGAGTGCTCAGCAAGATGATTTCTTCTTTACCCACGCTCCAGAGCATTTC TATTTGGCAGGCTGGTTTGACAGATCCGATGGTTATCACACTCGCAAATgcagtgtgcgtgtgcatgagtCTCAG GGTTATTACATTAGAGGGCAACCCTCTGGTAGATCAcaaccaccacctttttttttctgagggaaGCGC tcTCACTCACTTGAACCTGCGCAACAATCGAATTGAAGATGAGGGCGCGCGTCTCCTTGGGGCTGGACTCTCGACCAGCACGTCTGCAAACTGGACCCTCACCTCGCTCAACCTCTCGTTCAACCATATTGGCGATGTAGGTGCTGGACATATCGCAAAG GGCCTGCGGTTCAATCGAACTTTGCTGTTCCTCTCACTGTCCAACAATCACATTGGAGACTCCGGGGCTATACAATTGGCCACG GTTCTTGGTGAGGTTGTGCTAACTCATGAGGAAATTGTGCAGAGGAGGAAACTACTTCTGAACAAAACACATCCT TCATCTTCTGTTGTCGATGCTGACCAATCCTGTGCTGCCAAGCTGTCCAGTGATCAGCTCCCATCTGTAGCCAGCAACGCCTCACTAAACTCCAATAAAGGAGAGAACAAAAGTACTGCTAAAAAACGg GAATCATCAAAACCAGATGGCAAACGAGCTCCAACCAAAGACCAAAAGTgccttaaaaaat CTGAAGGTCAAGACACGGAGGAAAAACCCCACGTGTATGATCAGGAG CACAAAAAGCCAGTGGAGATGGTGAGCCCCCTCCTGAACGAGGCTCTGCAGCAGAGGAATGGAGAGCTCATCCTTCCTGGAAACACCACGCTTGCCTCCCTCAGCCTCGCAG GAAACAGGATAACTGAGCTTTCACTACCTCATTTCCTGACATCCTTACAGATGCAAGATGGAGGGAAAGGTCTGCTCCGTCTCTGTCTGCAG GTAATGACTTGCCAGGGCATAATAGTGAGTTATTAA
- the lrrc71 gene encoding leucine-rich repeat-containing protein 71 isoform X4, with the protein MARKKPAKDKSEKNSEVEESAPIQTGATSDETSATRTFDDYECSGNVMIDFPGLCALLDMKDIPALKTKSSSSNQESTTAGGRPSHKKPVHDVFKPHLQVELENGDPYCTTSIKIFGWPVDELIIRVLSKMISSLPTLQSISIWQAGLTDPMVITLANAVCVCMSLRVITLEGNPLVDHNHHLFFSEGSALTHLNLRNNRIEDEGARLLGAGLSTSTSANWTLTSLNLSFNHIGDVGAGHIAKGLRFNRTLLFLSLSNNHIGDSGAIQLATVLGEVVLTHEEIVQRRKLLLNKTHPLSSDQLPSVASNASLNSNKGENKSTAKKRESSKPDGKRAPTKDQKCLKKSEGQDTEEKPHVYDQEHKKPVEMVSPLLNEALQQRNGELILPGNTTLASLSLAGNRITELSLPHFLTSLQMQDGGKGLLRLCLQRNHFAVECEPFMKIKEMMMLRDPLNKKSEEETEEEGEGSQCSDN; encoded by the exons ATGGCGAGAAAGAAACCAGCGAAAGACAAGTCTGAGAAGAATTCTGAAGTTGAAGAGTCGGCGCCAATACAAACCg GAGCAACTTCAGATGAAACATCAGCCACTCGAACCTTCG ACGACTATGAGTGTTCTGGTAATGTGATGATAGACTTTCCTGGTCTCTGTGCTCTTTTGGATATGAAAGATATCCCAGCACTCAAGACCAAATCCAGCTCCTCCAACCAGGAAAGCACCACAG CAGGTGGCAGACCATCCCATAAAAAGCCAGTACACGATGTGTTCAAGCCACACCTCCAAGTGGAACTGGAGAATGGAGACCCTTATTGCACAACGAGCATAAAGATATTTG GATGGCCAGTAGATGAACTGATCATCCGAGTGCTCAGCAAGATGATTTCTTCTTTACCCACGCTCCAGAGCATTTC TATTTGGCAGGCTGGTTTGACAGATCCGATGGTTATCACACTCGCAAATgcagtgtgcgtgtgcatgagtCTCAG GGTTATTACATTAGAGGGCAACCCTCTGGTAGATCAcaaccaccacctttttttttctgagggaaGCGC tcTCACTCACTTGAACCTGCGCAACAATCGAATTGAAGATGAGGGCGCGCGTCTCCTTGGGGCTGGACTCTCGACCAGCACGTCTGCAAACTGGACCCTCACCTCGCTCAACCTCTCGTTCAACCATATTGGCGATGTAGGTGCTGGACATATCGCAAAG GGCCTGCGGTTCAATCGAACTTTGCTGTTCCTCTCACTGTCCAACAATCACATTGGAGACTCCGGGGCTATACAATTGGCCACG GTTCTTGGTGAGGTTGTGCTAACTCATGAGGAAATTGTGCAGAGGAGGAAACTACTTCTGAACAAAACACATCCT CTGTCCAGTGATCAGCTCCCATCTGTAGCCAGCAACGCCTCACTAAACTCCAATAAAGGAGAGAACAAAAGTACTGCTAAAAAACGg GAATCATCAAAACCAGATGGCAAACGAGCTCCAACCAAAGACCAAAAGTgccttaaaaaat CTGAAGGTCAAGACACGGAGGAAAAACCCCACGTGTATGATCAGGAG CACAAAAAGCCAGTGGAGATGGTGAGCCCCCTCCTGAACGAGGCTCTGCAGCAGAGGAATGGAGAGCTCATCCTTCCTGGAAACACCACGCTTGCCTCCCTCAGCCTCGCAG GAAACAGGATAACTGAGCTTTCACTACCTCATTTCCTGACATCCTTACAGATGCAAGATGGAGGGAAAGGTCTGCTCCGTCTCTGTCTGCAG AGAAACCATTTTGCTGTAGAGTGTGAGCCCTTTATGAAGATCAAGGAAATGATGATGCTCCGAGACCCtctgaacaaaaaaagtgaagaagaGACTGAGGAGGAGGGCGAGGGTTCACAATGTTCAGACAATTAA
- the lrrc71 gene encoding leucine-rich repeat-containing protein 71 isoform X1: MARKKPAKDKSEKNSEVEESAPIQTGATSDETSATRTFDDYECSGNVMIDFPGLCALLDMKDIPALKTKSSSSNQESTTAGGRPSHKKPVHDVFKPHLQVELENGDPYCTTSIKIFGWPVDELIIRVLSKMISSLPTLQSISIWQAGLTDPMVITLANAVCVCMSLRVITLEGNPLVDHNHHLFFSEGSALTHLNLRNNRIEDEGARLLGAGLSTSTSANWTLTSLNLSFNHIGDVGAGHIAKGLRFNRTLLFLSLSNNHIGDSGAIQLATVLGEVVLTHEEIVQRRKLLLNKTHPSSSVVDADQSCAAKLSSDQLPSVASNASLNSNKGENKSTAKKRESSKPDGKRAPTKDQKCLKKSEGQDTEEKPHVYDQEHKKPVEMVSPLLNEALQQRNGELILPGNTTLASLSLAGNRITELSLPHFLTSLQMQDGGKGLLRLCLQRNHFAVECEPFMKIKEMMMLRDPLNKKSEEETEEEGEGSQCSDN; this comes from the exons ATGGCGAGAAAGAAACCAGCGAAAGACAAGTCTGAGAAGAATTCTGAAGTTGAAGAGTCGGCGCCAATACAAACCg GAGCAACTTCAGATGAAACATCAGCCACTCGAACCTTCG ACGACTATGAGTGTTCTGGTAATGTGATGATAGACTTTCCTGGTCTCTGTGCTCTTTTGGATATGAAAGATATCCCAGCACTCAAGACCAAATCCAGCTCCTCCAACCAGGAAAGCACCACAG CAGGTGGCAGACCATCCCATAAAAAGCCAGTACACGATGTGTTCAAGCCACACCTCCAAGTGGAACTGGAGAATGGAGACCCTTATTGCACAACGAGCATAAAGATATTTG GATGGCCAGTAGATGAACTGATCATCCGAGTGCTCAGCAAGATGATTTCTTCTTTACCCACGCTCCAGAGCATTTC TATTTGGCAGGCTGGTTTGACAGATCCGATGGTTATCACACTCGCAAATgcagtgtgcgtgtgcatgagtCTCAG GGTTATTACATTAGAGGGCAACCCTCTGGTAGATCAcaaccaccacctttttttttctgagggaaGCGC tcTCACTCACTTGAACCTGCGCAACAATCGAATTGAAGATGAGGGCGCGCGTCTCCTTGGGGCTGGACTCTCGACCAGCACGTCTGCAAACTGGACCCTCACCTCGCTCAACCTCTCGTTCAACCATATTGGCGATGTAGGTGCTGGACATATCGCAAAG GGCCTGCGGTTCAATCGAACTTTGCTGTTCCTCTCACTGTCCAACAATCACATTGGAGACTCCGGGGCTATACAATTGGCCACG GTTCTTGGTGAGGTTGTGCTAACTCATGAGGAAATTGTGCAGAGGAGGAAACTACTTCTGAACAAAACACATCCT TCATCTTCTGTTGTCGATGCTGACCAATCCTGTGCTGCCAAGCTGTCCAGTGATCAGCTCCCATCTGTAGCCAGCAACGCCTCACTAAACTCCAATAAAGGAGAGAACAAAAGTACTGCTAAAAAACGg GAATCATCAAAACCAGATGGCAAACGAGCTCCAACCAAAGACCAAAAGTgccttaaaaaat CTGAAGGTCAAGACACGGAGGAAAAACCCCACGTGTATGATCAGGAG CACAAAAAGCCAGTGGAGATGGTGAGCCCCCTCCTGAACGAGGCTCTGCAGCAGAGGAATGGAGAGCTCATCCTTCCTGGAAACACCACGCTTGCCTCCCTCAGCCTCGCAG GAAACAGGATAACTGAGCTTTCACTACCTCATTTCCTGACATCCTTACAGATGCAAGATGGAGGGAAAGGTCTGCTCCGTCTCTGTCTGCAG AGAAACCATTTTGCTGTAGAGTGTGAGCCCTTTATGAAGATCAAGGAAATGATGATGCTCCGAGACCCtctgaacaaaaaaagtgaagaagaGACTGAGGAGGAGGGCGAGGGTTCACAATGTTCAGACAATTAA